A single genomic interval of Lepidochelys kempii isolate rLepKem1 chromosome 13, rLepKem1.hap2, whole genome shotgun sequence harbors:
- the LOC140897137 gene encoding olfactory receptor 14A16-like, which produces MFLVLYLPGLMGNLLIITAIALNHHLHNPIYFFVVNLAILDPGFISVTIPKSMANSLMNTRVILYSGCAAQVFLFMFLGSVAIGILTVMAYDRYVAICQPLHYERVMNRRACIQMAASTWISGILYSALHTGNTFALSFCGGNVVNHFFCDNPQLVKLACSDSDLSESGVIVFSACLALSCFVLIIVSYVQIFRSVLRIPSPQGRHKAFSTCLPHLTVVSLFVFTGITAYQKPSSRSISHLDLFHIYFYSIVPPMLNPIIYTMRIQEIKAARRKLIGQRFFYDQ; this is translated from the coding sequence ATGTTTCTGGTGCTTTACCTGCCAGGTCTGATGGGGAATCTTCTCATCATCACAGCTATAGCTCTCAACCACCATCTTCACAATCCCATATACTTCTTCGTGGTGAATCTGGCCATCTTGGACCCTGGATTCATTTCCGTCACCATCCCCAAATCCATGGCCAATTCTCTCATGAACACCAGGGTGATTCTTTATTCTGGATGTGCCGCCCAAGTCTTTCTCTTTATGTTCCTTGGTTCAGTTGCTATTGGCATCCTGACTGTCATGGCATATGATCGATATGTCGCCATCTGCCAACCACTGCACTATGAGAGAGTGATGAACAGGAGAGCTTGTATACAAATGGCAGCCAGTACCTGGATCAGTGGTATTCTTTACTCTGCCCTGCATACTGGAAACACATTTGCATTATCCTTCTGTGGAGGAAACGTGGTGAATCACTTCTTCTGTGACAACCCCCAGTTAGTCAAGCTTGCCTGTTctgactcagacctcagtgaaagtgGGGTTATTGTCTTCAGTGCTTGCTTAGCTTTaagctgttttgttttaataattgtGTCATATGTTCAGATCTTCAGATCCGTTCTAAGAATCCCCTCTCCACAGGGCAGGCATAAAGCCTTCTCTACCTGCCTGCCTCACCTCACTGTTgtctctttgtttgttttcactgGCATCACTGCCTACCAGAAACCCAGCTCCAGGTCCATATCACATCTGGATCTATTCCATATCTATTTCTATTCCATTGTACCTCCAATGCTGAATCCGATCATCTACACTATGAGAATCCAAGAGATCAAAGCTGCCCGGAGGAAACTGATTGGACAGAGGTTTTTTTATGACCAATAA